One window from the genome of Synechococcus sp. PROS-7-1 encodes:
- the malQ gene encoding 4-alpha-glucanotransferase: MPHPRGTASSRRVGVLLHPTALPESPVCGSFGAAARGWLHSLARQGIKVWQVLPLAPPDGTGSPYSSPSSFAINPWLLDAQDLSDEGFIAPDDVLALPQGTEANGERAEGLDFALADQRANALARSLRLRWSEQSADRHQAFQRWCVDQARWLRDHSAFMVLRRESAGLPWWDWAHELAVHRDTALEQWRCSHQDELLEQDLLQWHLDRQWRQLRALASDLGVEILGDLPFYVARDSADVWSNRSLFSIAGDGRLRQQSGVPPDYFSATGQLWGTPVYTWGRHRQTGFRWWRDRLRRQWDLADRLRLDHFRALAAYWSVPGEDDTAINGRWQRSPGGELLAFLRRDIGGYLPIVAEDLGVITPDVERLRDRFHLPGMKVLQFAFDGNADNPYLPSNIKGNGWVVYTGTHDNPTSLGWWERLDQSSKDQFTATLERSVEAPGWQLLELGLSTSAALVVAPLQDLLHLNDSARFNTPGTVGGNWMWRLPAFDAALEGALEGYGLRAEVWSRR; the protein is encoded by the coding sequence ATGCCCCATCCAAGAGGGACCGCATCGAGTCGCAGGGTTGGTGTGCTCCTGCACCCCACAGCTCTTCCAGAATCACCGGTGTGCGGCAGTTTTGGTGCTGCGGCTCGTGGCTGGCTTCATTCGCTCGCTCGCCAGGGAATCAAGGTGTGGCAAGTGCTGCCGCTGGCCCCACCGGACGGCACGGGCTCTCCATACAGCTCACCATCCAGTTTCGCCATCAATCCCTGGTTGCTCGATGCCCAGGATCTGAGCGACGAAGGGTTCATCGCCCCCGATGATGTGTTGGCCCTTCCCCAAGGGACTGAGGCAAACGGAGAAAGAGCCGAGGGCCTTGATTTCGCTTTGGCTGATCAACGGGCCAACGCGCTCGCCAGATCACTGCGCCTCCGTTGGTCAGAGCAATCTGCCGATCGCCACCAGGCCTTTCAGCGGTGGTGCGTTGATCAGGCGCGTTGGCTTCGTGATCACTCCGCCTTCATGGTGCTGCGTCGTGAGTCAGCAGGTTTGCCTTGGTGGGACTGGGCACATGAGCTGGCGGTCCACCGCGATACGGCATTGGAGCAATGGCGCTGCTCACATCAGGATGAACTTCTTGAGCAGGATCTTCTTCAGTGGCATCTCGATCGTCAGTGGCGCCAGCTCCGCGCCCTAGCAAGCGACCTTGGCGTGGAAATCCTCGGCGATCTTCCGTTCTATGTCGCTCGCGACAGCGCCGATGTATGGAGCAACCGCTCGCTGTTTTCGATTGCCGGTGATGGACGTCTCCGTCAGCAGAGTGGTGTTCCTCCGGATTACTTCTCCGCCACTGGCCAGCTCTGGGGGACCCCCGTTTACACCTGGGGACGGCATCGTCAGACAGGATTCCGCTGGTGGCGTGATCGCTTAAGGCGTCAATGGGATCTCGCCGACAGGCTTCGGCTCGACCATTTCCGTGCTCTGGCTGCTTACTGGTCGGTTCCCGGCGAGGATGACACGGCCATCAACGGACGCTGGCAACGCTCCCCTGGTGGCGAACTTCTGGCCTTTCTAAGGCGTGACATCGGTGGATACCTGCCCATCGTGGCTGAGGATCTCGGAGTGATCACCCCGGATGTGGAGCGACTTCGCGATCGTTTTCATCTCCCCGGCATGAAGGTTCTGCAGTTCGCCTTTGATGGGAATGCAGACAATCCCTACCTTCCAAGCAACATCAAAGGCAATGGCTGGGTGGTTTATACCGGAACCCACGACAATCCCACGAGCCTGGGTTGGTGGGAGCGTCTGGATCAGTCGTCAAAAGACCAGTTCACCGCCACGCTTGAGCGCAGCGTTGAGGCCCCCGGATGGCAGCTGCTTGAACTGGGTCTCTCGACGTCTGCTGCGTTGGTGGTGGCCCCTCTGCAGGATCTTCTTCACTTGAATGATTCGGCCCGTTTCAACACACCGGGCACGGTGGGCGGAAACTGGATGTGGAGATTGCCGGCCTTTGATGCCGCTCTCGAAGGTGCATTGGAAGGCTATGGGTTGCGTGCCGAGGTCTGGTCCAGGCGGTAA
- a CDS encoding aminotransferase class I/II-fold pyridoxal phosphate-dependent enzyme — translation MSLLRILLDSNPRFALHLPVHGRGEALPPRLKRLLRQQPGCWDLPELPEIGGPLDVDGAVAESQALLAARMGVDCCWFGVNGATGLLQAALLAMAAPGEAVLLPRNAHRSLIAACELGGLLPVFLPVPFDVERGHPGAMTADGLSRSLDALPDLGCRLAAAVLVHPTYHGYAAEIAPLVDRLHARGLPVLVDEAHGSHLAFATGMGLPPSALTTGADLVVHSLHKSAPGLAQTAVLWQRTTRISSASLRLSLQRLQSSSPSALLLASCEATLDWMLSTRWSRILQQRLEQARRLHDRLDRHGVPRHPSDDPFRLILNTATVGVSGLQADTWFMSHGLIAELPEPLCLTLCLGFARHRGLSARLRQLWPLFIKEQGGPSLAAVAAPPLDSVQVAELSPSSVPHRPSLELPLHQCADRIAAEMICPYPPGIPLLVPGERIDPPRVQWLQLQHRRWPEQVPGKVKVLA, via the coding sequence ATGTCCCTGCTGAGGATCCTGCTCGATTCAAACCCGCGATTCGCTCTGCATCTTCCCGTGCATGGCCGGGGTGAAGCCCTGCCACCACGGCTCAAACGTCTGCTGCGTCAGCAGCCTGGTTGTTGGGATCTGCCGGAACTGCCGGAAATCGGAGGACCTCTGGATGTCGATGGGGCTGTCGCAGAGAGCCAGGCCCTGTTGGCTGCCCGCATGGGTGTGGACTGCTGTTGGTTTGGGGTGAACGGAGCCACGGGTCTTCTGCAGGCAGCACTGTTGGCGATGGCCGCTCCTGGCGAGGCTGTTCTGCTGCCTCGCAATGCTCACCGAAGCTTGATCGCCGCATGTGAACTGGGGGGATTGCTGCCGGTGTTCCTGCCGGTTCCGTTCGATGTGGAACGGGGCCACCCCGGTGCGATGACGGCCGATGGTCTGAGCCGCTCCCTCGATGCCCTGCCCGATCTTGGCTGTCGCCTCGCGGCAGCCGTGCTGGTTCATCCCACCTATCACGGGTATGCCGCAGAGATCGCTCCCCTTGTGGACCGGCTGCACGCGCGTGGGTTGCCTGTGTTAGTGGATGAAGCCCATGGCAGCCATCTCGCCTTTGCCACGGGGATGGGATTACCCCCGTCTGCTCTGACGACCGGGGCTGATCTTGTGGTGCATTCATTGCATAAATCAGCACCTGGGCTGGCTCAGACCGCGGTTCTCTGGCAGCGGACGACGCGCATTTCCTCGGCATCGTTGCGTTTGTCCCTTCAGCGACTGCAGAGCAGCAGTCCCAGTGCCCTGCTGCTGGCGTCCTGTGAAGCAACCCTGGATTGGATGCTTTCAACCCGCTGGAGCAGGATTCTGCAGCAAAGGCTGGAGCAAGCCCGCAGGCTGCATGATCGTCTGGATCGCCATGGCGTACCGCGCCATCCAAGCGACGACCCCTTCAGGCTGATTCTGAATACAGCCACCGTTGGCGTGAGTGGTTTGCAGGCGGACACCTGGTTCATGAGCCATGGGCTGATCGCCGAGCTGCCGGAGCCCCTTTGCCTGACCCTTTGCCTTGGCTTTGCCAGGCATCGCGGGCTTTCAGCGCGGCTTCGGCAGCTTTGGCCGCTGTTCATCAAGGAGCAGGGTGGGCCATCCCTCGCTGCCGTTGCGGCACCTCCCCTTGATTCGGTACAGGTTGCGGAGTTGTCTCCCTCGTCTGTCCCCCATCGGCCCAGTCTTGAGCTTCCTTTGCATCAGTGTGCTGATCGGATCGCAGCGGAGATGATTTGTCCCTACCCACCGGGGATTCCTTTATTGGTGCCTGGAGAGCGTATTGATCCCCCCCGGGTGCAATGGCTGCAACTTCAGCATCGACGCTGGCCCGAGCAGGTGCCGGGTAAGGTGAAGGTTCTGGCCTGA
- a CDS encoding cell wall metabolism sensor histidine kinase WalK, protein MSAGTGVVLGLIIGIAGGWILAGRQRGSAARGSKAHLMPSVLSGHSLTTPQLLAWIDAATQGWLILTPDLTIGYINSRAERLLQFSSNLLVRGQPLDEVLSVPELEEAIISVRHQQRPQRCEWEQQRIPLEAIVLPGSDEWLLVLLQNRQSLEAQQQQQERWVSDVAHELKTPLTALMLVSDRLEGAVSEDDGVLVERLQRELRRLQLMVEDLLELSRLENILPRDQVDYSALNLDQLVEGAWNSIRPLADQRDVSLSINTDEPGPLLGDQRRLHRAVLNLLDNALRYSPDHDSVEVDILPSGGWWLLSVRDHGPGLSETDLSNMFQRFYRGDPSRARSNRSGSGLGLAIVQQIAVNHGGRVQARNHPDGGTSMELLLPKGQA, encoded by the coding sequence GTGAGCGCAGGAACTGGAGTTGTTCTCGGACTCATCATCGGAATTGCTGGAGGTTGGATTCTCGCTGGCAGACAACGAGGCTCCGCAGCCAGAGGCTCCAAAGCGCACCTGATGCCATCAGTGCTGTCAGGTCATTCGCTGACCACACCCCAATTGCTGGCCTGGATCGATGCGGCCACCCAGGGATGGTTGATCCTCACGCCTGATCTGACGATCGGATATATCAATTCCCGGGCTGAACGCCTACTGCAGTTCTCCAGCAATCTGCTGGTCCGCGGCCAGCCACTCGACGAGGTGCTTTCAGTGCCTGAGCTAGAGGAGGCGATCATCAGCGTGCGCCATCAACAGCGACCGCAACGCTGTGAGTGGGAACAGCAGAGGATTCCCCTCGAAGCAATCGTGCTGCCGGGTTCGGATGAATGGCTTCTGGTCCTGCTTCAAAACAGGCAGTCCCTGGAAGCCCAGCAGCAGCAGCAGGAGCGCTGGGTCAGCGACGTCGCCCACGAACTCAAAACCCCGCTGACGGCGTTGATGCTGGTGAGTGACCGGCTCGAGGGAGCCGTCAGCGAAGACGATGGTGTTTTGGTTGAACGCCTGCAAAGAGAGCTCCGCCGTTTGCAATTAATGGTGGAAGATCTTCTGGAGCTTTCTCGCCTTGAAAACATCCTCCCTCGGGACCAAGTTGATTATTCGGCCCTGAATCTGGATCAGCTTGTTGAAGGAGCCTGGAACAGCATTCGCCCGCTCGCTGATCAAAGGGATGTGTCTCTGTCGATCAACACCGATGAGCCCGGGCCGCTTCTGGGCGATCAACGCCGGCTGCATCGAGCCGTTCTCAATCTCCTCGACAACGCACTGCGTTATTCCCCCGATCACGACTCCGTCGAAGTCGACATTCTTCCCAGCGGCGGTTGGTGGTTGCTCTCTGTCAGAGATCACGGGCCAGGGCTGAGCGAAACCGATCTCAGCAATATGTTCCAGCGTTTTTATCGGGGCGATCCCTCCAGAGCCCGATCCAACCGCAGTGGCAGTGGTCTCGGCCTAGCCATCGTTCAGCAGATCGCGGTGAACCATGGCGGCCGCGTCCAGGCCAGAAATCATCCTGATGGAGGTACATCGATGGAACTTCTGCTTCCGAAAGGACAGGCATGA
- a CDS encoding AarF/ABC1/UbiB kinase family protein, which produces MRYNPGRDARWLLLRPWIAVPRVLQIVWALSGLVLSLLIRGNSSDPKVQRNLARMLLRTLTNLGPCFIKVGQALSTRPDLIRRDWLDELTKLQDDLPAFSHAIALKTIEAELGSPADQLFDDFPDCPVAAASLGQVYKARVHGQHWVAVKVQRPNLVFILRRDMVLIRSLGVLAAPFLPLNLGFGLGEIIDEFGRSLFEEIDYFCEADNAERFATLFADNPAVTIPTVERSLSSRRVLTTSWIHGTKLRDRQELKAQRLDPSALIRTGVISGLQQLLEFGYFHADPHPGNLFALSGRSGDLGHVAYVDFGMMDSISDSDRLTLTGAVVHLINRDFEAVARDFQELGFLSSNADLAPIIPALEDVLGGSLGDSVGSFNFKAITDRFSELMYDYPFRVPARFALIIRAVVSQEGLALRLDPQFKIIAVAYPYVAKRLLAGDTHEMREKLMEVIFDGDGSLRLERLESLLDVVGKEQTQVGTELLPVAGAGLKLLLGRDGGDLRRRLLLTLIKDDRLDTTDLKNLTALMRRTFGPARLAQGMLQSLNPLAA; this is translated from the coding sequence GTGCGGTACAACCCTGGCCGAGATGCCCGTTGGCTGCTGCTGCGTCCATGGATCGCCGTACCCCGTGTTCTCCAAATTGTCTGGGCGTTATCCGGGCTGGTGCTGAGCCTGCTGATCCGAGGCAACAGCAGTGATCCCAAGGTTCAGAGAAATCTGGCGCGCATGCTCCTGCGCACACTCACGAATCTTGGCCCTTGCTTCATCAAGGTGGGGCAGGCCCTGTCCACCCGCCCCGATTTGATTCGACGGGACTGGCTCGATGAACTCACGAAACTTCAGGACGATCTGCCTGCGTTCAGCCATGCCATTGCCCTGAAAACCATCGAAGCCGAGCTGGGGTCACCGGCCGATCAACTGTTCGACGATTTTCCCGACTGTCCTGTTGCTGCAGCCAGCCTGGGCCAGGTGTACAAAGCCAGGGTTCACGGTCAGCACTGGGTTGCCGTCAAGGTGCAGCGCCCCAATCTGGTGTTCATCCTCCGGCGCGACATGGTGCTGATCCGGAGCCTGGGCGTGCTCGCAGCTCCGTTCTTACCGCTCAACCTTGGCTTCGGCCTTGGCGAAATCATCGATGAATTCGGCCGCAGCTTGTTTGAGGAAATTGATTACTTCTGCGAAGCCGACAATGCCGAACGTTTCGCAACCCTGTTTGCCGACAACCCTGCTGTCACGATCCCCACAGTGGAGCGTTCGTTATCGAGCAGGCGAGTTCTGACGACGAGCTGGATTCATGGAACCAAACTGCGCGATCGACAGGAACTCAAAGCTCAACGACTGGATCCATCCGCTCTGATCCGAACCGGCGTGATCAGTGGCTTGCAACAACTTCTTGAATTCGGATATTTCCACGCTGACCCCCACCCAGGCAATCTGTTCGCACTCAGTGGCCGAAGCGGTGACCTCGGGCATGTGGCCTACGTCGATTTCGGCATGATGGACTCCATCAGCGACAGCGACCGTCTCACCCTGACAGGCGCCGTTGTGCACCTGATCAACCGTGACTTCGAGGCTGTCGCGCGCGATTTTCAGGAACTTGGTTTTCTCTCGAGTAATGCCGATCTTGCTCCGATCATTCCGGCGCTTGAAGATGTTTTAGGAGGAAGTCTCGGTGATTCTGTGGGGTCATTCAATTTCAAGGCGATTACTGATCGCTTTTCAGAATTGATGTACGACTATCCCTTCAGAGTGCCGGCCCGTTTTGCCCTGATCATTCGAGCCGTGGTGAGCCAGGAGGGCTTGGCCCTGCGCCTCGACCCACAGTTCAAAATCATTGCCGTGGCCTATCCCTATGTGGCCAAGCGATTGCTTGCTGGCGACACCCATGAGATGAGGGAAAAACTGATGGAGGTGATTTTCGACGGGGATGGCAGCTTGAGGCTTGAACGGCTTGAAAGCCTTCTGGACGTTGTGGGGAAAGAGCAGACGCAAGTCGGGACAGAGTTGCTCCCCGTGGCAGGGGCAGGCCTGAAGTTGCTGCTGGGGCGCGATGGAGGAGACCTGCGCCGAAGGCTGCTGCTCACGCTGATCAAGGACGATCGACTGGACACCACGGATCTGAAAAATCTCACGGCTCTCATGCGCAGAACCTTTGGACCGGCTCGCCTCGCCCAAGGCATGCTCCAGAGTCTCAATCCGCTTGCAGCCTGA
- a CDS encoding YbfB/YjiJ family MFS transporter, giving the protein MTQYRYTKALAGSCAIGIGLGVVRFDFAIVGRLMIESGLFSASSIGELSSLNLAGYILGCLHHSQLRMLRDRRVTLWIALLIVPISLFAEGVSGTLAMHGFWRILAGWASGHLMSGIPHLATLGCAEGQRRRASALVMAGAGIGALIGALSVGSLPMETPELGWVVLGTVAAVLAIPVGWLLLVGFRDEARHDPEAPLARGEAPKIPFSSVLPLAALTLGYLLLGASQTPVALYEPLLVSERLGASPMLSSTSLAVFGAGSTTGALLASTFPRRWTTVVLLPVVACLGLLGNILFLTGSSANVLAAATFCVGAWIWLTASLTFDRLSQLVDPSELRPTWSLITMVLGIGFALFAFTTSPLVSHHIDALIWIGVVVVGVQVMAELMQWLGDRELRRPV; this is encoded by the coding sequence ATGACGCAATACCGGTACACAAAGGCCCTCGCCGGAAGCTGTGCCATCGGCATCGGCCTGGGGGTGGTGCGATTTGACTTCGCGATCGTGGGGCGCCTGATGATCGAAAGCGGCCTCTTCAGCGCGTCATCAATTGGAGAGCTCTCCTCGCTGAATCTGGCCGGATACATCCTCGGCTGCCTGCATCATTCCCAATTGCGCATGCTGCGGGACCGGCGCGTCACACTCTGGATCGCCCTGCTCATCGTCCCGATCTCACTCTTTGCAGAGGGAGTGAGTGGAACCCTGGCGATGCATGGCTTCTGGAGAATTCTGGCTGGCTGGGCTTCAGGGCACCTCATGAGCGGGATCCCCCACTTAGCGACCCTTGGCTGTGCAGAAGGTCAGCGACGACGGGCGAGTGCGCTGGTGATGGCGGGCGCAGGGATCGGTGCACTGATTGGGGCACTGAGCGTGGGCAGCCTGCCGATGGAAACGCCCGAACTCGGCTGGGTGGTGCTGGGAACGGTGGCTGCGGTCCTGGCGATTCCGGTGGGCTGGTTGTTGCTCGTGGGGTTCCGAGACGAAGCAAGGCACGACCCGGAGGCACCATTGGCCCGGGGAGAAGCTCCCAAGATCCCTTTCTCGTCAGTGCTCCCCCTGGCAGCGTTGACGCTGGGGTACCTGCTGCTCGGGGCTAGCCAGACACCAGTCGCGCTCTACGAACCTCTGCTTGTGAGTGAACGCCTGGGTGCGTCACCCATGCTGAGCAGCACATCGCTGGCCGTCTTTGGCGCCGGCAGTACAACTGGGGCCTTGCTGGCCAGCACATTTCCGCGGCGTTGGACCACCGTGGTGTTACTGCCGGTCGTGGCCTGCCTAGGTCTCTTGGGCAACATCCTCTTCCTGACTGGAAGCAGCGCCAATGTTCTGGCTGCAGCCACCTTCTGCGTGGGTGCCTGGATCTGGCTCACGGCCAGCCTCACCTTCGACCGTCTCAGTCAGCTGGTTGATCCCAGCGAACTGAGACCGACCTGGTCGTTGATCACCATGGTTCTCGGGATCGGTTTCGCCCTTTTTGCCTTCACCACATCGCCTCTGGTCTCTCATCACATCGATGCGCTGATTTGGATCGGCGTCGTTGTTGTGGGTGTCCAGGTGATGGCTGAATTGATGCAGTGGCTCGGGGATCGCGAGCTTCGGCGCCCTGTTTAA
- a CDS encoding response regulator transcription factor encodes MASAKRFLVVASATSTVGTAKLLVVEDDDSIRETVEEALRAEGFDVKSCGNGADALALLAEPGTKDVDLLVLDLMLPGLGGLDLCRQLRKLNNQTPVLVISARDSETDRVLGLEVGADDYLVKPFGLRELVARCRALLRRTQQIASVPNEDRQVVQSGNLCLYAQECRVTRDGEDLTLSPKEYKILELLIRNPKRVWSRDQLLERIWGIDFVGDTKTVDVHIRWLREKIEEEPSSPEHIRTVRGFGYRFG; translated from the coding sequence ATGGCTTCAGCGAAACGTTTTCTCGTGGTTGCTTCCGCAACGAGCACAGTGGGCACAGCAAAACTGCTCGTGGTTGAAGACGATGATTCAATCAGAGAAACGGTGGAGGAAGCCCTTCGTGCTGAAGGCTTCGATGTGAAGTCATGCGGTAATGGCGCCGACGCCCTGGCTCTCCTTGCCGAACCAGGCACCAAAGATGTGGATCTGCTTGTACTCGACCTGATGCTTCCAGGCCTTGGTGGGCTCGATCTCTGCCGGCAACTGCGCAAACTCAATAACCAGACCCCCGTGTTGGTCATCAGTGCGCGGGACAGTGAAACCGACAGAGTGCTCGGTCTTGAAGTGGGCGCTGACGATTACCTCGTCAAACCCTTCGGCCTGCGAGAACTGGTCGCACGCTGTCGAGCCTTGCTGCGACGCACCCAACAGATCGCGTCCGTCCCAAATGAGGATCGCCAGGTTGTTCAGAGTGGCAACCTCTGTCTTTATGCCCAGGAGTGCCGTGTCACCCGCGACGGCGAGGACCTAACGCTTTCCCCCAAGGAGTACAAAATCCTCGAACTACTGATTCGAAATCCCAAGAGGGTCTGGAGCAGAGATCAGTTATTGGAAAGAATCTGGGGGATCGACTTTGTCGGAGACACCAAAACCGTTGATGTCCACATCCGCTGGTTAAGAGAAAAGATTGAGGAGGAGCCATCCTCTCCCGAACACATTCGCACCGTTAGGGGATTCGGCTACCGCTTCGGTTAA
- a CDS encoding RpoD/SigA family RNA polymerase sigma factor has translation MAPLALLPDADMVRSYLRDIGRVPLLSHQQEITLGRQVQELMELEATEAELQEKRGGEAVPAAELAKAAGLSAVQLKRKLQAGRRAKERMVAANLRLVVSVAKKYTKRNMELLDLIQEGTIGLVRGVEKFDPTRGYKFSTYAYWWIRQGITRAIAEKSRTIRLPIHITEMLNKLKKGQRELSQDLGRTPSVTELAAFVELPEDEVKELMCRARQPVSLEMKVGDGDDTELLDLLAGDGELPSEQVEGECLKGDLRDLLGQLPELQERVLRMRYGMDGEEPMSLTGIAKTLKMSRDRTRRLEREGLESLRQAPLELRDYTVAA, from the coding sequence ATGGCGCCCTTGGCCCTGCTCCCAGACGCAGACATGGTGCGCTCCTATCTGCGCGACATCGGCCGGGTGCCGTTGCTGAGCCATCAGCAGGAGATCACCTTGGGCCGTCAGGTGCAGGAGCTGATGGAGCTGGAGGCAACAGAAGCAGAGTTGCAGGAGAAGCGCGGTGGAGAAGCCGTGCCTGCAGCGGAGCTGGCCAAAGCAGCGGGATTGAGCGCGGTGCAACTGAAGCGCAAGCTGCAGGCGGGCCGCCGCGCTAAAGAGCGGATGGTGGCGGCGAATCTGCGCCTGGTGGTGAGCGTGGCCAAGAAATACACCAAGCGGAACATGGAGCTGCTGGATCTGATCCAGGAGGGAACGATTGGTTTGGTGCGTGGTGTGGAGAAGTTCGACCCAACACGGGGCTACAAATTCAGCACCTATGCGTACTGGTGGATCCGCCAGGGAATCACGCGGGCGATTGCGGAGAAGAGCCGGACGATCCGGCTGCCGATCCACATCACCGAGATGCTGAACAAACTGAAGAAAGGGCAGCGTGAACTGAGCCAAGACCTGGGGCGGACGCCATCAGTGACGGAGCTGGCGGCATTTGTGGAGCTGCCGGAGGACGAGGTGAAGGAGCTGATGTGCCGTGCCCGTCAGCCGGTGAGCCTGGAGATGAAGGTGGGCGATGGGGATGACACGGAGCTGCTGGATTTATTGGCCGGTGATGGAGAGCTGCCAAGTGAGCAGGTGGAAGGTGAGTGCCTGAAGGGTGACCTGCGGGATCTGCTGGGCCAGCTGCCGGAACTGCAGGAGCGTGTGCTGCGGATGCGTTACGGGATGGACGGCGAGGAGCCGATGAGCCTTACAGGGATTGCCAAAACGCTCAAGATGAGTCGTGATCGCACCCGCCGGCTTGAGCGGGAGGGCCTGGAATCCCTTCGTCAGGCACCACTTGAGCTCAGGGACTACACCGTGGCTGCCTGA
- a CDS encoding pseudouridine synthase, producing MTRQRLQKLIASAGVCSRRKAEDLLRDHRVRVNGQLATIGDQADLDLDTIEVDGRPLQKAPPARVLLLNKPAGVICSCRDPQRRRTVLELVPADLREGLHPVGRLDADSRGALLLSNQGELTLKLTHPRYNHRKTYRITVAGLPDTEKLNQWRRGVVLDGTVTRPAEVKLVKGTHQTSVLEIVLREGRNRQIRRIALALGHRVLDLQRIAIGDLTLGSMGEGCWRELSKQEWTGLISTEADRA from the coding sequence TTGACGCGCCAACGACTGCAGAAACTGATTGCTTCTGCAGGGGTCTGCTCCCGACGCAAGGCTGAGGATCTCTTGCGAGACCATCGGGTCCGCGTGAATGGACAGCTGGCAACCATTGGAGACCAGGCCGATCTAGACCTTGACACCATTGAAGTGGACGGCCGTCCGCTTCAGAAAGCCCCCCCAGCCCGGGTGCTTCTACTGAACAAACCAGCGGGAGTGATCTGCAGCTGCCGGGACCCACAGAGACGTCGAACCGTGCTCGAGCTCGTACCTGCGGATCTGAGAGAGGGCCTGCACCCCGTCGGCCGGCTGGATGCAGACAGCCGAGGCGCCTTGCTTCTGAGCAACCAGGGGGAGCTCACGTTGAAACTGACCCATCCCCGGTATAACCACCGCAAGACTTACCGGATCACGGTGGCTGGCTTGCCCGATACCGAAAAGCTCAATCAATGGAGACGGGGAGTCGTTCTCGATGGGACGGTCACGCGCCCTGCTGAGGTGAAACTTGTAAAGGGGACTCACCAGACCAGTGTGCTGGAGATCGTCCTGCGTGAAGGACGCAATCGGCAGATCCGCAGAATCGCGCTCGCTCTGGGCCATCGCGTACTCGATCTCCAGCGAATCGCCATCGGTGATCTCACCCTCGGTTCGATGGGGGAGGGCTGCTGGAGAGAGCTTTCCAAGCAAGAATGGACAGGTTTGATCAGCACCGAGGCCGATCGGGCATAA
- a CDS encoding RodZ family helix-turn-helix domain-containing protein: protein MAWIKRFLPWRRRQSSKDAVDRSNATSHADPAEAAGQLLRQQREQRGLSLRDLSRQVRITTPVLEALERNWPERLPEAAYLVAMLHRLEECLELEPDSLRGALREQALPFQGSPQTRRTRFTVGSIDIFTTWQGSVLYGVVIVGSVLALNHQQRQLALNNAITLTPVPLDLTSESEALLQGLRPLQDLRNASPAEAIPDLTAPQPLPGVLEIKLNQPSAVDLSSKGGDRTKLQGAIGTFTLQLLPPVQIKIQPAPQAGSVLWDGAALKSVKDQPGLYRLDQTSARNP, encoded by the coding sequence ATGGCTTGGATCAAACGCTTTCTCCCATGGCGCCGCCGCCAATCCAGCAAGGATGCGGTCGATCGCTCGAATGCGACCAGTCATGCAGACCCCGCTGAAGCCGCCGGGCAACTGTTGCGACAACAGCGCGAGCAACGCGGCCTGAGCTTGCGGGACTTGTCCAGGCAAGTGCGCATCACCACTCCTGTTTTGGAGGCGCTGGAGCGGAACTGGCCAGAGCGCCTGCCGGAGGCTGCCTATCTGGTGGCGATGTTGCATCGCTTGGAAGAGTGTCTCGAACTTGAGCCGGACAGTCTTCGGGGAGCCCTACGGGAACAGGCGCTTCCATTTCAGGGCTCTCCACAAACACGGCGCACCCGCTTCACCGTTGGCAGCATCGACATCTTCACCACCTGGCAGGGGAGTGTTCTCTACGGGGTGGTGATCGTTGGTTCGGTGTTGGCCCTCAATCACCAACAACGTCAGTTGGCCCTCAACAACGCGATCACGCTCACGCCCGTCCCCTTGGATCTCACGAGCGAGTCCGAGGCTTTATTGCAAGGGCTTCGCCCTCTCCAGGATCTGCGCAATGCGAGTCCTGCTGAGGCGATTCCCGATCTGACGGCCCCCCAACCTCTCCCTGGAGTCCTGGAGATCAAACTCAATCAGCCAAGCGCTGTGGATCTGAGCAGCAAAGGAGGGGATCGAACCAAGCTGCAAGGCGCGATCGGAACTTTCACGCTCCAGCTCCTGCCGCCTGTGCAGATCAAAATCCAGCCAGCTCCGCAAGCAGGCTCTGTCCTCTGGGACGGTGCCGCTCTGAAGTCGGTGAAAGACCAGCCCGGGCTTTACCGCCTGGACCAGACCTCGGCACGCAACCCATAG